From the Salarias fasciatus chromosome 16, fSalaFa1.1, whole genome shotgun sequence genome, one window contains:
- the dnajc10 gene encoding dnaJ homolog subfamily C member 10 produces MLVVVTVLRAEAMGGRKAAGCRRSRPSPVLPALFLLAAVLVSVWADGRDYYDLLGVSREATTREIRRAFKQLALTMHPDKNPGDPSAHEKFLQVNRAYEVLKDEDLRKKYDKYGEKGLDEQQQGGRYESWNFYRYDFGIYDDDLEIITLDSGDFEAAVNSGEIWFINFYFPRCSHCHDLAPTWREFAKEMDGVIRIGAVNCGDNNHLCRRMGISSYPSLLVYRAQQRPERFNGERSEDNLVRFAMQFITTSVTQLWQGNMFNEIESAFSSGLGWLISFCCDTGDCLEPRTRQKLAGMLDGLVKVGWVDCTSEQHLCDSFQVTTGATALFPPGSSLNQQGSILWINSLDSKEIHSQVINHLPDLELLTADSFQSKLAHHRWLISFTFGDRTSSNEYKKLQAFLRSDHIQVGRVDCVADAPLCESLYIHKRCVAVFKGLGIHDFEIHHGKDVLYNIVGFARDSVRAHVTTLRPENFPSDRKEPWLVDFFAPWCPPCRALLPELRKASIQLAGQMKFGTLDCTIHHGLCSTYNIQAYPTTVIFNGSSIHEYEGHHSADGILEFIQDLINPSVTVLDPSSFKEKVKGRADGQVWAVDFYAPWCGPCQALLPEWRRMARLLSGQISVGSVDCQRFQSFCQNQGVRAYPEIRLYSGSARQPDRFSSYNGWHRDAHSLRAWALSSLPRASVDLTPDTFRSLVLSGKDHWVLDFYAPWCGPCQHFAPEFEVLARILKGEVRAGKVDCQAHHQTCQSAGITAYPTVRFYPYQGKKRYEQSGEHINSRDSGVIADTIRQRLQRLSPRLQQKPKDEL; encoded by the exons ATGTTGGTTGTTGTGACCGTACTGAGAGCAGAGGCGATGGGGGGCAGGAAGGCTGCCGGGTGTCGGAGAtcccgcccctcccccgtcctcccagcgctcttcctcctcgctgCCGTCCTGGTCTCGGTTTGGGCCGATGGGCGGGATTACTACGACCTGCTGGGCGTCAGCCGGGAGGCCACGACGAGGGAGATCCGGCGGGCGTTCAAGCAGCTGGCGCTCACTATGCACCCCGACAAGAACCCA GGCGACCCCTCGGCCCACGAGAAGTTCCTGCAGGTCAACCGGGCCTACGAGGTCCTGAAGGACGAGGACCTGAGGAAGAAGTACGACAAGTACGGGGAGAAGGGTCtggacgagcagcagcagggcgggCGCTACGAGAGCTGGAACTTCTACCGATACGACTTCG ggaTCTACGACGACGACCTGGAGATCATCACGCTGGACAGCGGAGACTTCG aggccGCAGTGAACTCTGGAGAAATCTGGTTCATCAACTTTTACTTCCCACGATGCTCGCACTGCCACGACCTGGCCCCGACG TGGAGAGAGTTCGCCAAAGAGATGGATGGCGTGATCCGGATCGGAGCAGTGAACTGCGGCGACAACAACCACCTGTGCCGGCGGATGGGCATCAGCAGCTACCCCAGCCTGCTGGTGTACCGGGCGCAGCAG cGACCGGAGAGGTTCAATGGCGAGCGCAGTGAAGACAACCTGGTCCGCTTCGCCATGCAGTTCATCACCACCAGCGTCACGCAGCTCTGGCAGG GAAACATGTTTAACGAGATCGAGTCTGCGTTCTCGTCGGGCCTCGGCTGGCTGATCTCCTTCTGCTGCGACACTGGAG actgtctggagCCCAGAACGAGGCAGAAGCTGGCGGGAATGCTG gacgGCCTGGTCAAGGTGGGCTGGGTCGACTGCACCAGCGAGCAGCACCTGTGCGACAGCTTCCAG GTGACGACGGGAGCGACGGCCCTGTTCCCTCCGGGGAGTTCTCTGAACCAGCAGGGCAGCATCCTG TGGATCAACTCTCTGGACAGTAAAGAGATCCACAGCCAGGTGATCAACCACCTGCCGGACCTGGAGCTGCTCACCGCCGACTCCTTCCAG AGCAAACTGGCTCACCACCGCTGGCTCATCAGCTTCACCTTCGGAGACAGAACTTCCTCCAACGAGTACAAGAAGCTGCAGGCTTTCCTGAGGAGCGACCACATCCAG GTGGGCAGAGTGGACTGTGTCGCCGACGCGCCGCTGTGTGAGTCTCTCTACATCCATAAGCGCTGCGTGGCGGTTTTCAAAGGCCTGGGGATCCACGACTTCGAGATCCACCACG GTAAAGACGTGCTGTACAACATCGTGGGCTTTGCCAGGGACAGCGTGCGCGCTCACGTGACGACGCTGAGGCCCGAGAACTTCCCGTCCGACAGGAAGGAGCCGTGGCTGGTGGACTTCTTCGCTCCG TGGTGTCCTCCCTGCCGAGCTCTGCTGCCCGAGCTCCGCAAGGCCTCCATCCAGCTGGCCGGCCAGATGAAGTTCGGTACTCTGGATTGCACCATCCACCACGGCCTGTGCTCCacg TACAACATCCAGGCTTATCCCACCACCGTGATCTTCAACGGCTCCTCCATTCACGAGTACGAAGGCCACCACTCGGCCGACGGCATCCTGGAGTTCATCCAG GATCTGATCAATCCCTCCGTCACCGTTCTAGATCCCTCCAGCTTCAAAGAGAAGGTGAAAG GCCGGGCCGACGGTCAGGTGTGGGCGGTGGATTTCTACGCTCCGTGGTGCGGCCCCTGCCAGGCTCTGCTCCCCGAGTGGAGACGCATGGCCCGG ctgctgtcgGGCCAGATCTCCGTCGGTTCCGTCGACTGTCAGCGTTTCCAGTCGTTCTGTCAGAACCAGGGAGTGAGAGCGTACCCCGAGATCCGCCTGTACTCCGGGAGCGCCCGGCAGCCCGACCGCTTCTC gagtTATAACGGCTGGCACAGAGACGCTCATTCGCTCAGAGCCTGGGCGCTCAG ctctTTACCTCGGGCCTCAGTGGATCTGACTCCAGACACCTTCAGGTCTCTGGTTCTGTCCGGTAAGGACCACTGGGTCCTGGACTTCTACGCCCCGTGGTGCGGACCCTGCCAGCACTTCGCCCCAGAGTTTGAAGTTCTGGCTCGG ATCCTGAAGGGGGAGGTCCGTGCCGGGAAGGTGGACTGTCAGGCTCATCATCAGACCTGCCAGTCAGCAGGAATCACAGCGTACCCCACAGTCAGGTTCTACCCCTACCAGGGCAAGAAGagg tacgAACAGAGTGGCGAGCACATCAACAGCCGGGACTCCGGCGTGATCGCCGACACCATCAGACAGCGGCTACAGCGACTGTCGCCACGGTTACAGCAGAAGCCGAAG GACGAGCTCTGA